From Pedobacter indicus, a single genomic window includes:
- a CDS encoding outer membrane beta-barrel protein has protein sequence MKKLLLSFALLGGVVFTSQAQTDKGDFMLGGNVSFNTIKSDASGAKSSYDLSIVPNIGYFVDDNIAVGTGIGYQTARLDEASEFGKTEAFVIAPFGRYYTPITNNFKFFGQLSVPMAFGNVKAIDENLETGSKTGSSTSIGVALSPGFAYFPSNKIGIEFAINGLSYNNYSVEDGDGNSIKGAGYDSFSFGADFFAPSLGIQFYF, from the coding sequence ATGAAAAAATTATTATTATCATTCGCATTACTAGGTGGAGTAGTTTTCACTTCACAGGCTCAAACAGATAAAGGAGATTTCATGCTTGGAGGAAATGTCTCTTTTAACACAATCAAATCTGACGCTTCGGGCGCTAAGTCATCTTACGACCTATCCATCGTCCCAAATATCGGATATTTCGTTGACGACAATATCGCAGTTGGAACCGGGATCGGTTACCAGACAGCCCGATTAGATGAAGCTAGTGAGTTTGGTAAGACTGAAGCGTTTGTAATTGCGCCTTTTGGTAGATACTACACACCAATCACAAACAACTTTAAGTTTTTCGGACAATTATCGGTACCAATGGCCTTCGGTAATGTTAAAGCAATTGATGAGAATTTAGAAACTGGTAGCAAAACCGGTAGCTCAACGTCAATTGGCGTGGCATTATCACCCGGATTCGCATATTTCCCAAGCAACAAAATCGGGATCGAATTTGCCATCAATGGACTATCATATAACAACTATTCAGTTGAAGACGGAGATGGCAACTCCATTAAGGGTGCGGGATACGATAGCTTCTCATTTGGAGCTGACTTTTTTGCCCCATCTTTGGGAATTCAATTCTACTTCTAA
- a CDS encoding universal stress protein, translated as MKTLIAATDFSKEADNAVEYACFAAATLGTDVVLFNAYHIPLHVSNARLSAKVFKELMDNNKLLLEKKAAELSKKYSIKVDYETRFSQLDEEIESIFLKYDAQMVIMGTAPDSLGQELFGNTTTTLIMQHDLPVLAVPPNVKFKAVRKILFAVDFLRGINVRILENVREYARAAAAEVEVFHVQRKLKAIDEEHRKTTTKEIDSSLGDVPHYYKSIESDKVIEAIKNEAKRMEADLLIMVPQRYGFWESIIHRSKTRIMASQTEIPLLSIPVNKAKRP; from the coding sequence ATGAAAACATTAATCGCAGCTACAGATTTTTCCAAGGAAGCAGACAATGCAGTCGAGTATGCATGTTTTGCTGCAGCTACCCTGGGTACGGATGTGGTACTTTTCAACGCTTATCACATTCCTTTACATGTGTCGAACGCTCGGCTCTCCGCGAAAGTCTTCAAGGAACTGATGGACAACAACAAGTTATTATTGGAGAAAAAAGCGGCCGAATTATCTAAAAAATATTCGATCAAGGTCGATTATGAAACCCGCTTTTCGCAGCTCGATGAAGAGATTGAAAGCATATTCTTAAAGTATGATGCACAAATGGTCATCATGGGTACAGCGCCCGATTCGTTGGGACAGGAGCTGTTTGGCAATACAACGACAACGTTAATCATGCAACATGACCTGCCTGTATTGGCCGTTCCACCAAATGTTAAGTTTAAAGCTGTTCGAAAAATCCTCTTCGCAGTCGACTTTCTACGTGGAATCAATGTTCGTATTTTAGAGAATGTTAGAGAGTATGCGCGAGCTGCAGCAGCAGAGGTTGAGGTATTTCATGTGCAAAGAAAACTAAAAGCGATTGATGAAGAGCACCGGAAAACGACTACAAAGGAAATCGATTCAAGCTTGGGCGATGTCCCACACTACTACAAAAGTATTGAATCAGACAAGGTTATCGAGGCAATCAAAAATGAGGCGAAACGTATGGAAGCTGATCTTTTAATTATGGTTCCACAACGTTATGGTTTTTGGGAATCGATCATCCATCGGAGCAAAACAAGAATCATGGCTTCACAAACTGAAATCCCCTTATTATCGATACCTGTCAATAAGGCTAAAAGACCTTAA